The following proteins are co-located in the Paraburkholderia phytofirmans PsJN genome:
- the aspT gene encoding aspartate-alanine antiporter — MIGELLTSQPEIALFASLAIGYFIGSFRIGPIQLGGVCGTLIVALLLGQTGARIAPDLKNIAFALFIFALGFTGGPQFFANIGRGWRYGLLSVVEIVSVLALIMIAVTVMRLDAGTAAGLLAGAATESAVIGTASEAIAKLGFGDAETVRLQANIVTAYSVSYLFGLITIVLFTSQFAPLLLRVNLREEAERVWRKLGGEGSFGEGQRAAAPALVGRAFFVGAAAGATIQAFEQQYGFNLTVERVRRNGANVPAEPQLTLAPNDVVLLAGRREAIVAAASSLGDEVSGADFGLVIAEKVDAVLTRRDLHGRTIAQVREQATPENGRGVYIAAVTRLETTVPALPGTELNRGDVLTLVGAKADVERGAKRLGYILVATQKTDFVYLALGVLVGMAIGHLGGRVGGVSVALGTGGGCLLSGLMFGWIRSRYPLIGSLPSAAAQILKDFGLATFIAAVGLSAGPDAIKLVREYGLALPVAGILMVLVPGLLSLWIGRMFLKLEAPMLLGAIAGQQCSTPAISALVGVTGNSTPVIGYTITYALSNILLPLMGPVVVGLAGKFH, encoded by the coding sequence ATGATCGGTGAATTGCTGACGTCTCAACCGGAGATCGCGCTGTTCGCAAGCCTTGCAATTGGATATTTCATTGGTTCGTTCCGCATCGGTCCGATTCAGCTCGGCGGCGTGTGCGGCACGTTGATCGTCGCGTTATTGCTGGGCCAGACGGGTGCGCGCATCGCCCCCGATCTGAAGAACATCGCTTTCGCGCTGTTCATCTTCGCGTTGGGTTTTACCGGCGGGCCGCAGTTCTTCGCCAACATCGGCCGCGGCTGGCGTTATGGGCTGCTGTCGGTGGTCGAGATCGTGTCGGTGCTGGCGCTGATCATGATCGCGGTGACCGTCATGCGGCTCGATGCCGGCACCGCGGCCGGTTTGCTGGCCGGCGCCGCAACGGAATCGGCCGTGATCGGCACGGCGTCCGAGGCGATTGCCAAGCTCGGCTTCGGCGACGCGGAAACGGTCCGGCTGCAGGCCAATATCGTGACCGCGTATAGCGTGAGCTACCTGTTCGGCCTGATCACCATCGTGCTCTTTACGAGCCAGTTCGCGCCGCTGCTGTTGCGCGTCAATCTGCGCGAGGAAGCCGAGCGCGTGTGGCGCAAGCTCGGCGGCGAAGGCTCGTTCGGCGAGGGCCAGCGCGCGGCTGCGCCGGCGCTGGTGGGGCGGGCGTTTTTTGTCGGCGCGGCGGCCGGCGCGACGATCCAGGCGTTCGAACAGCAGTACGGCTTCAACCTGACGGTCGAGCGCGTGCGGCGCAACGGCGCGAACGTGCCGGCCGAACCGCAACTGACGCTCGCGCCCAACGACGTCGTTCTGCTGGCGGGGCGGCGTGAAGCGATCGTGGCGGCCGCGTCCAGTCTCGGCGACGAAGTGAGCGGCGCGGACTTCGGCCTCGTGATCGCCGAAAAGGTCGATGCCGTGCTGACGCGCCGCGATCTGCACGGCCGGACCATCGCGCAGGTGCGCGAACAGGCGACGCCGGAAAACGGCCGCGGCGTCTACATCGCGGCGGTTACGCGGCTCGAAACCACGGTGCCGGCGCTGCCCGGCACCGAACTGAATCGTGGCGACGTATTGACGCTAGTGGGCGCAAAGGCCGATGTCGAACGCGGCGCGAAGCGTTTGGGCTACATACTCGTCGCGACGCAGAAAACCGACTTCGTCTATCTGGCTCTGGGCGTGCTGGTCGGTATGGCGATCGGCCATCTCGGCGGACGGGTGGGCGGCGTGTCGGTCGCGCTCGGTACCGGCGGCGGTTGTTTGCTGTCGGGACTGATGTTCGGCTGGATCCGCTCGCGGTATCCGCTGATCGGTTCGCTGCCTTCGGCGGCCGCGCAAATCCTCAAGGACTTCGGTCTTGCCACATTTATCGCGGCAGTGGGGCTGTCGGCGGGACCGGACGCCATCAAGCTGGTGCGTGAATACGGTCTCGCGTTGCCGGTGGCCGGAATTCTGATGGTGCTCGTGCCCGGACTGCTGTCGTTATGGATCGGCCGCATGTTCCTCAAGCTCGAGGCGCCCATGCTGCTCGGCGCGATTGCCGGCCAGCAATGCAGCACGCCGGCGATCAGCGCACTCGTCGGCGTGACGGGAAATTCCACACCGGTGATCGGCTACACGATCACGTATGCACTCTCGAACATTCTGTTGCCGCTGATGGGGCCGGTAGTGGTCGGCCTCGCCGGGAAATTCCACTAG
- the aspT gene encoding aspartate-alanine antiporter — MDWLHHIFQKSPEIALFLSLAVGYFIGQINFGKFQLGGVGGSLLAAVVISQAGVTIDNGVKSVMFAVFIYAVGYDSGPGFFNSLNRKTLREIAMALFLAVSALVTVVICAKLFHLNKGLAAGLAGGALTQSAIIGTAGDAIARLGLPADQVKSLQSDVAIAYAVTYVFGSLGAIIVCVNILPKFMGQSLRDAAIQAERELTSGAPSVAPGQLSALPEMVGRAYKIDVSAGKTVKAVETQHQDLLTIERIKRDGQQLDPAPDLVLKPDDVVLVVGRREAVVAFGASGGEVATVEDVGVVMQTRQGVFTRKGMNHTTIAAAREVVDRDMRHGVYIQGISRAGQPLPILPETELEHGDVITFYGSPKDTKRAVEAAGYELPYSIKTDFIYMGVGLVLGLLIGLIVINVGGIPLTLGSGGGCLLAGLLFGWMRGKHPMYGVMPSAASRLLQDFGLAAFVVVVGLNSGLQAVVTVKQLGITIFLLGVFVTLFPLLLTMLFGRYVLKYNNAAILAGALSGSRSANPAFGGVLDKAESAVPTVPFAITYAIANVALTLLGPLVVGLV, encoded by the coding sequence ATGGACTGGCTACATCACATCTTTCAGAAATCACCCGAGATTGCGCTGTTTCTGTCGCTCGCAGTCGGCTACTTCATCGGGCAGATCAACTTCGGCAAGTTCCAGTTGGGCGGCGTGGGCGGGTCGCTGCTGGCCGCGGTCGTGATCAGTCAGGCGGGCGTGACGATCGATAACGGCGTGAAGTCGGTCATGTTTGCCGTCTTCATCTACGCGGTCGGCTACGACTCCGGGCCGGGGTTCTTCAATTCGCTGAACCGCAAGACGCTGCGCGAGATCGCGATGGCCTTGTTTCTGGCGGTCAGCGCGCTGGTTACGGTGGTCATCTGCGCGAAGCTGTTCCATCTGAACAAGGGACTCGCCGCCGGGCTCGCGGGCGGCGCGCTCACGCAGTCGGCGATTATCGGCACGGCGGGCGACGCGATCGCGCGCCTCGGCTTGCCCGCCGATCAGGTCAAGTCGCTGCAATCGGATGTGGCGATCGCCTACGCGGTGACCTACGTGTTCGGCTCGCTGGGCGCGATCATCGTGTGCGTGAATATTCTGCCCAAATTCATGGGCCAAAGTTTGCGCGACGCCGCGATCCAGGCGGAACGCGAGTTGACATCAGGCGCGCCGTCCGTCGCGCCGGGGCAGCTTTCCGCGTTACCCGAAATGGTCGGCCGCGCGTACAAGATCGACGTCAGCGCGGGGAAAACGGTGAAGGCCGTCGAAACGCAGCATCAGGACCTGTTGACGATCGAGCGGATCAAGCGCGATGGCCAGCAACTCGACCCGGCGCCCGACCTCGTATTGAAGCCCGATGACGTGGTGCTGGTGGTGGGCCGCCGTGAAGCCGTGGTCGCATTCGGCGCGAGCGGCGGCGAGGTGGCCACCGTCGAGGACGTCGGTGTGGTCATGCAGACGCGCCAGGGCGTGTTCACGCGCAAAGGCATGAATCACACCACGATCGCCGCCGCGCGAGAAGTGGTGGACCGCGATATGCGCCACGGTGTCTACATCCAGGGTATTTCGCGCGCCGGTCAGCCGTTGCCGATTCTGCCGGAAACCGAACTCGAGCACGGCGACGTCATCACCTTCTATGGTTCGCCGAAAGACACCAAGCGCGCCGTCGAAGCCGCCGGCTACGAGTTGCCGTACAGCATCAAAACCGACTTCATCTACATGGGCGTCGGCCTCGTGCTCGGTTTGCTGATCGGGCTGATCGTGATCAACGTCGGCGGTATTCCGCTCACGCTCGGCTCGGGCGGCGGCTGTCTGCTGGCCGGCCTGCTGTTCGGCTGGATGCGCGGCAAGCATCCCATGTACGGCGTGATGCCTTCGGCGGCTTCGCGGCTGCTGCAGGATTTCGGTCTGGCGGCATTCGTGGTGGTAGTGGGGCTCAACTCCGGCTTGCAGGCCGTGGTGACGGTCAAGCAACTCGGCATCACGATTTTCCTGCTCGGTGTATTCGTCACGCTGTTTCCGTTGCTGCTCACCATGCTGTTCGGCCGCTACGTGCTGAAGTACAACAACGCGGCCATTCTGGCCGGTGCGCTGTCCGGCTCGCGCAGCGCGAATCCGGCATTCGGCGGCGTCCTCGACAAGGCGGAAAGCGCTGTGCCGACTGTGCCGTTCGCGATCACGTATGCCATCGCGAACGTCGCGTTGACGCTGCTCGGGCCGCTCGTGGTCGGGCTCGTCTAG
- a CDS encoding IS256 family transposase, with protein sequence MPMKKKRTVASQAAARGPLPALPEGLLDDLVKGPMTPNEVQDLMLAFNKALIERAMGAEMKMHLGYPAGQPKPDGQGNERNGASGKTLLTDYGPLRVDLPRDRDGSFEPILIPRHERRFTGFDERIIAMYARGMSVREIQAFLAETYGTEVSPDFISSVTDEVMAETLAWQNRPLEPMYPVVFFDALRVKIRDEGVVSNKAVYLALGIQADGQRDVLGLWIEQTEGAKFWLKVFNELKTRGCQDILIAVVDGLKGLAEAIGTAYPRTAVQTCIVHLMRNSLEYASYKDRKAVAAALRPIYTAVNELAARQALEAFAEGQWGTKYPTIVQSWRRAWENVTPFFVFPPEIRRVIYTTNAIESLNMQLRKIIKTRGHFPNDEAAIKLLWLALRNVLAKSVRTTFDWKSAMNQFAILFGERFTNARG encoded by the coding sequence CTGATGCTGGCATTCAACAAGGCACTCATCGAGCGCGCGATGGGCGCCGAGATGAAGATGCATCTGGGCTACCCGGCGGGTCAGCCCAAACCCGACGGCCAGGGCAACGAACGTAACGGTGCCAGCGGCAAGACGCTCCTCACCGATTATGGCCCGCTGCGGGTCGATCTGCCGCGCGATCGTGACGGCAGTTTCGAGCCCATCCTGATCCCCAGACACGAGCGCCGTTTCACCGGTTTCGATGAGCGCATCATCGCCATGTACGCGCGCGGCATGAGTGTGCGCGAGATCCAGGCGTTTCTGGCCGAAACCTATGGCACCGAGGTTTCGCCCGATTTCATCAGCTCGGTTACCGACGAGGTGATGGCCGAAACGCTCGCCTGGCAGAACCGTCCGCTCGAGCCGATGTACCCGGTCGTGTTCTTCGATGCGCTGCGCGTGAAGATCCGTGACGAGGGCGTGGTCAGCAACAAGGCCGTCTATCTGGCGCTGGGTATCCAGGCTGACGGCCAGCGCGACGTGCTCGGCCTGTGGATCGAACAGACCGAGGGCGCAAAGTTCTGGCTCAAGGTGTTCAACGAGCTCAAAACGCGCGGCTGCCAGGACATCCTGATCGCCGTGGTCGACGGCCTGAAGGGACTGGCCGAAGCGATCGGCACGGCGTACCCGCGTACGGCCGTGCAGACCTGCATCGTGCACCTGATGCGCAATAGCCTGGAGTACGCGAGCTACAAGGATCGCAAGGCCGTCGCTGCCGCGCTCAGGCCCATCTATACCGCTGTGAACGAGCTGGCCGCGCGGCAGGCGCTGGAGGCCTTTGCCGAAGGACAATGGGGAACGAAGTATCCGACTATCGTGCAATCCTGGCGGCGGGCGTGGGAAAACGTCACGCCATTTTTTGTGTTTCCGCCGGAGATACGCCGGGTCATTTACACCACAAATGCCATTGAGAGTCTGAACATGCAACTGCGCAAGATCATCAAGACCCGTGGTCACTTCCCGAATGACGAGGCGGCCATCAAGCTGCTGTGGCTGGCGCTTCGCAACGTGCTGGCAAAGTCCGTACGCACCACCTTCGACTGGAAATCAGCCATGAACCAGTTTGCCATCCTGTTTGGCGAGCGCTTCACCAACGCACGCGGCTAA
- a CDS encoding MFS transporter, giving the protein MKVIFTRDFLALILSVAVVGLGSGATLPLTALALTQAGYGTDVVGLLTAAQAGGGLVIVPLAGWITARFGGRQVIVGAVLVVAFATALMQLTSNLWLWAVLRVLCGAALMLLFTIGEAWVNQLADDATRGRVIAIYATNFTLFQMAGPVLVSQIAGFAQWRFLICGAIFLLALPMLATIRKTPQASEDEHSAHGSWRRVLPQMPALVIGTGFFALFDTIALSLLPLFAMSHGMTSEVAVLFASALLLGDTTMQFPIGWLADRLGRERVHIGCGVVVVALLPLLPWAIASPWLCWPLLYVLGAAAGAIYTLSLVACGERFRGVALVSASSLVGASWSAASFGGPLVAGALMKGVGNDAMVGVLLVAALAFLAAVWWERRRAPVRVAG; this is encoded by the coding sequence ATGAAAGTCATCTTCACTCGCGATTTCCTCGCTTTGATCCTGAGCGTCGCCGTCGTCGGACTCGGCAGCGGCGCGACACTTCCCCTCACCGCCCTCGCGCTCACGCAAGCCGGTTACGGCACCGACGTCGTCGGCCTGCTGACCGCCGCGCAAGCGGGTGGCGGGCTCGTCATCGTGCCGCTCGCGGGATGGATTACCGCGCGTTTCGGCGGCCGCCAGGTGATCGTCGGCGCGGTGCTGGTAGTGGCGTTCGCCACCGCGCTGATGCAGCTCACCTCGAACCTGTGGCTGTGGGCCGTGCTGCGCGTGCTGTGCGGCGCCGCGCTGATGCTCCTCTTCACGATCGGCGAAGCCTGGGTCAACCAGTTGGCCGACGACGCCACGCGCGGCCGCGTCATCGCTATTTACGCGACCAACTTCACGCTGTTCCAGATGGCCGGTCCGGTGCTGGTGAGTCAGATTGCCGGCTTCGCGCAATGGCGCTTCCTGATTTGCGGCGCGATCTTCCTGCTGGCCCTGCCGATGCTCGCCACGATCCGCAAGACCCCGCAAGCATCCGAGGATGAGCACTCGGCGCACGGCAGTTGGCGTCGTGTTTTACCGCAGATGCCCGCGCTCGTGATCGGCACCGGCTTCTTCGCGTTGTTCGACACGATCGCGCTTTCGCTGCTGCCGCTCTTCGCCATGTCGCACGGCATGACGAGCGAGGTGGCCGTGCTGTTCGCGTCGGCGTTGTTGCTCGGCGATACGACGATGCAATTTCCGATTGGCTGGCTCGCCGACCGGCTTGGACGGGAGCGCGTGCATATCGGTTGCGGTGTGGTCGTCGTGGCGCTGTTGCCCTTGCTGCCGTGGGCGATCGCCTCGCCGTGGCTGTGCTGGCCGCTGCTATACGTGCTTGGCGCGGCAGCCGGTGCGATTTATACGCTGTCGCTGGTTGCCTGCGGCGAACGCTTTCGCGGTGTCGCACTGGTGTCCGCGAGTTCGCTGGTGGGCGCCTCGTGGAGCGCGGCGAGTTTCGGCGGCCCGCTGGTGGCTGGGGCGTTGATGAAGGGCGTCGGGAACGACGCGATGGTCGGCGTGCTGCTCGTAGCTGCGTTGGCGTTTCTGGCGGCGGTTTGGTGGGAAAGACGGCGCGCGCCCGTGCGAGTCGCGGGTTGA
- a CDS encoding 2-hydroxyacid dehydrogenase encodes MRMILFSSRQYDRDTFTEANATHRYELHCQESHLDSETAILAQGYDVVCPFVNDNVDAAVLARLHAGGTRMIALRSAGFNHVDLAAAERLGITVARVPAYSPHAVAEHAVGLILALNRRLPRAVARTREGDFSLHGLLGFDLHGKTVGVIGTGMIGRVFGRIMAGFGMQVLAYDPGKPAADLLALGARYVPLDALLAESDVVSLHCPLVPDTYHLINGPALAKMKRGAMLINTGRGGLVESNALIGALKDGQLGHLGLDVYEEESGLFFEDHSNLPLQDDVLARLLMFPNVIVTAHQAFFTREAMNEIAQTTLDNVAAWQAGTPRNVVRAPA; translated from the coding sequence ATGCGCATGATCCTGTTCAGCAGCCGCCAATACGACCGTGACACATTCACCGAAGCCAATGCCACGCATCGCTATGAGTTGCACTGCCAGGAGTCGCACCTCGACAGCGAGACGGCCATTCTCGCGCAGGGCTACGACGTGGTGTGTCCGTTCGTCAACGACAACGTCGACGCGGCGGTCCTTGCGCGGCTTCATGCCGGCGGCACGCGCATGATCGCGCTGCGCTCGGCGGGTTTCAATCACGTCGACCTCGCCGCGGCTGAGCGCCTCGGCATCACGGTCGCGCGGGTGCCGGCCTATTCGCCGCACGCGGTGGCCGAACATGCGGTCGGCTTGATTCTGGCGCTGAATCGGCGGTTGCCGCGCGCTGTCGCACGTACGCGCGAAGGCGACTTTTCGCTGCACGGTCTGCTCGGTTTCGATCTGCATGGCAAGACCGTGGGCGTGATCGGCACCGGCATGATCGGCCGCGTATTCGGGCGCATCATGGCGGGCTTTGGCATGCAGGTGCTCGCGTACGATCCGGGCAAGCCCGCCGCCGATCTGCTCGCGCTCGGCGCCCGCTACGTGCCGCTCGACGCGCTGCTCGCCGAGTCCGACGTGGTCAGCCTGCATTGTCCGCTGGTGCCCGACACGTACCATCTCATCAACGGCCCCGCGCTCGCCAAGATGAAGCGCGGCGCGATGCTGATCAATACGGGCCGTGGCGGCCTAGTCGAAAGCAATGCGCTGATCGGCGCCCTGAAGGACGGCCAGCTCGGCCATCTTGGGCTAGACGTGTACGAGGAAGAAAGTGGCCTGTTCTTCGAGGATCACTCGAACTTGCCTTTGCAGGACGATGTGCTCGCGCGTCTGTTGATGTTCCCGAACGTGATCGTCACCGCGCATCAGGCGTTCTTCACGCGCGAGGCGATGAACGAGATCGCCCAGACCACGCTCGATAACGTCGCGGCCTGGCAAGCCGGCACGCCGCGCAATGTGGTGCGCGCGCCCGCCTAG
- a CDS encoding plasmid fertility inhibition factor family protein: MLLTQSARSVSALLTRWRLFASLSSLPLPLSNSSSAAAPACAETVWTVPLQEHPWYDHVRLKRVFVTDGTRHQVVLVDVRKLLACADRDNTDYVLKPVAEWHSGKARGIREFLDPENPRIPQMPYVTISTRRAPGLLGWFGLEREGVVAFRNGQHRARYLADAGARWFPVEVHEREATLLRELCGAADDARTVIRATPLNTGGV, translated from the coding sequence ATGCTTCTTACACAATCGGCTCGTAGCGTAAGCGCTCTCCTAACACGCTGGCGTCTTTTCGCCAGCTTATCGAGCCTGCCTTTGCCCTTGTCCAATTCATCGTCAGCCGCCGCGCCGGCTTGTGCCGAAACGGTCTGGACCGTGCCTCTGCAAGAGCATCCATGGTACGACCATGTGCGCCTGAAACGCGTCTTCGTCACGGACGGCACGCGCCATCAGGTCGTGCTCGTCGACGTACGCAAGCTGCTCGCGTGCGCCGATCGCGACAACACCGATTACGTGCTCAAGCCGGTCGCCGAATGGCATTCGGGCAAGGCGCGCGGCATTCGCGAGTTTCTCGATCCGGAGAATCCGCGTATTCCGCAGATGCCGTACGTGACCATCTCGACGCGTCGTGCGCCGGGTCTGCTGGGTTGGTTCGGACTGGAGCGCGAAGGCGTGGTGGCGTTTCGCAACGGCCAGCATCGTGCGCGCTATCTGGCCGATGCGGGCGCGCGCTGGTTTCCGGTGGAAGTACACGAACGTGAGGCGACCTTGCTGCGCGAACTCTGCGGCGCCGCGGACGACGCGCGCACCGTGATCCGCGCGACGCCGCTGAACACCGGCGGCGTCTAG
- a CDS encoding crotonase/enoyl-CoA hydratase family protein, whose protein sequence is MITTQNFNDHVRIEANQDIGVATIVLERPARRNAVDRPVAEALSAAFARFEAEPAWRAAVLFGAGGTFCAGADLTALADDTRRNELHADGSGPGPMGPTRMSFSKPVIAGIAGYAVAGGLELAALCDLRVVEEDAVLGVFCRRVGIPLIDGGTIRLPRLIGLSRALDLILTGRAVSAEEALSFGLANRVVPKGTARAAAEQLAAELAAFPQAALLADRRSVLENSMLDDLAEALRREGAGGYQAVFDEGVAGAAHFARGAGRHGSSLGPNDGGR, encoded by the coding sequence ATGATAACCACGCAAAATTTCAACGACCACGTGCGCATCGAAGCTAACCAGGATATCGGCGTGGCCACGATCGTCCTTGAGCGTCCCGCGCGTCGAAATGCGGTGGATCGTCCTGTCGCCGAGGCGCTCAGCGCCGCGTTCGCCCGCTTCGAGGCGGAGCCGGCCTGGCGCGCGGCGGTGCTGTTCGGCGCGGGCGGCACCTTTTGCGCCGGCGCGGACCTGACTGCTCTCGCCGACGACACCCGCCGCAACGAACTGCACGCGGACGGCAGTGGCCCCGGTCCGATGGGACCGACACGCATGAGCTTCAGCAAACCGGTGATTGCCGGGATTGCGGGCTATGCGGTGGCGGGCGGGCTGGAACTGGCGGCGCTGTGCGATCTTCGAGTCGTCGAAGAGGACGCGGTGCTGGGCGTGTTCTGTCGACGCGTCGGCATTCCGCTGATCGACGGCGGCACGATCCGCTTGCCGCGCCTGATCGGACTGTCTCGCGCGCTGGACCTGATCCTGACCGGCCGTGCGGTGAGTGCGGAGGAAGCGCTCAGCTTCGGTCTTGCCAATCGTGTCGTACCGAAAGGCACGGCACGCGCGGCGGCCGAGCAATTGGCCGCCGAACTGGCCGCCTTTCCGCAGGCCGCACTGCTCGCCGATCGTCGTTCGGTGCTGGAAAACAGCATGCTCGACGATCTCGCCGAAGCGTTGCGCCGTGAAGGCGCCGGCGGCTATCAAGCGGTTTTCGACGAGGGCGTGGCGGGCGCGGCACACTTCGCGCGTGGCGCCGGCCGGCACGGCAGTTCGCTCGGTCCCAATGACGGCGGCCGCTAA
- a CDS encoding MFS transporter — translation MPLPLLALAVAAFGIGTTEFVIMGLLPDVARDLSVSIPAAGMLVSAYALGVTIGAPIVAIAVANMPRKKALMSLIGVFIVGNLLCAVAPGYAVLMAARIVTAFCHGAFFGIGSVVAAGLVAPNRRAQAIALMFTGLTLANVLGVPLGTALGQAVGWRATFWAVTGIGVVAAAALAVCLPAKIEMQKASLVREFSVLKNPQVLMVLGISVLASASLFSTFTYITPILEDVTGFTPHAVTLVLLLFGLGLTVGSTLGGKLADWRLMPSLVAFLLAIVVILTIFAGTMHAEIPAMITIFVWGILAFAIVPPLQMLIVDRASHAPNLASTLNQGAFNLGNATGAWLGGMAIGAGAPLTTLPWVGVATSIGALVLTLWSVSIDRRAQRMAMVG, via the coding sequence ATGCCTTTACCCCTGCTTGCTCTTGCCGTCGCCGCGTTTGGAATCGGTACCACCGAATTCGTGATCATGGGGCTGCTGCCCGATGTCGCGCGCGACCTGTCCGTGTCGATCCCGGCGGCCGGCATGCTGGTGTCGGCGTATGCGCTCGGCGTCACCATCGGCGCGCCGATCGTCGCGATCGCCGTCGCCAACATGCCGCGTAAAAAGGCGCTGATGAGCCTGATCGGCGTGTTCATCGTCGGCAATCTGCTGTGCGCGGTTGCGCCGGGCTACGCGGTGCTGATGGCCGCGCGCATCGTGACGGCGTTCTGCCATGGCGCGTTCTTCGGCATCGGCTCGGTGGTGGCTGCGGGCCTCGTCGCGCCGAACCGCCGCGCGCAAGCCATCGCGTTGATGTTTACGGGCCTCACGCTCGCCAACGTGCTCGGCGTGCCGCTCGGCACCGCGCTCGGCCAGGCGGTCGGCTGGCGCGCCACGTTCTGGGCGGTGACGGGCATCGGCGTCGTCGCGGCGGCCGCGCTCGCCGTGTGCCTGCCGGCGAAGATCGAAATGCAGAAAGCGAGCCTCGTGCGCGAATTCAGCGTGTTGAAGAACCCGCAAGTGCTGATGGTGCTCGGCATCAGCGTGCTGGCGTCGGCTAGCCTCTTTTCCACCTTCACCTACATCACGCCGATTCTTGAAGACGTGACCGGCTTCACGCCGCACGCCGTCACGCTCGTGTTGCTGCTGTTCGGCCTCGGCCTGACGGTGGGCAGCACGCTCGGCGGCAAGCTCGCGGACTGGCGGCTGATGCCCTCGCTGGTGGCGTTCCTGCTGGCGATCGTCGTGATCCTGACTATTTTTGCCGGCACCATGCATGCTGAGATCCCGGCGATGATCACGATTTTCGTGTGGGGCATTCTGGCCTTCGCGATCGTGCCGCCGCTGCAAATGCTGATCGTCGACCGCGCGAGCCATGCGCCGAATCTGGCCTCGACCTTGAATCAGGGCGCCTTCAACCTCGGCAATGCGACGGGCGCCTGGCTCGGCGGCATGGCGATCGGCGCGGGCGCACCGCTCACGACGCTGCCGTGGGTGGGCGTGGCGACGTCGATCGGCGCGCTGGTGCTGACGCTGTGGTCGGTGTCGATCGACCGGCGTGCGCAACGCATGGCGATGGTGGGTTAA